The following are encoded in a window of Pristiophorus japonicus isolate sPriJap1 unplaced genomic scaffold, sPriJap1.hap1 HAP1_SCAFFOLD_727, whole genome shotgun sequence genomic DNA:
- the LOC139256447 gene encoding small ubiquitin-related modifier 3, whose product MADEKPKDVLKSENDHINLKVAGQDGSVVQFKIKKHTPLSKLMKAYCERQGLAIRQIRFRFDGQPINETDTPAQLEMEDEDTIDVFQQQTGGQY is encoded by the exons GATGTGCTGAAATCAGAAAACGACCACATTaatctgaaggtggcaggccaagaTGGTTCCGTTGTGCAGTTCAAAATCAAAAAGCATACACCTCTAAGCAAATTGATGAAAGCGTACTGTGAGCGCCAG GGTTTGGCAATTCGACAGATCAGATTCCGGTTTGATGGACAGCCGATTAATGAAACAGACACACCTGCACAG TTGGAGATGGAAGATGAAGACACGATCGATGTATTCCAGCAGCAGACTGGGGGCCAGTACTGA